A stretch of DNA from Lycium ferocissimum isolate CSIRO_LF1 chromosome 4, AGI_CSIRO_Lferr_CH_V1, whole genome shotgun sequence:
CGTACAGAAATGGAATCTCTACAAAAATGCTTCACATACATCCACattgaaatataaattttaaacttATTTCTTTGGATATTAGTTTAAAACAGAAAAGTAGATGTGTTTACACTCTTAGAAAATCAGAGTTGACGCGGTAGATACAATTGGTGTATATTGGTTTTCAAAGTCAAGGTCTTTCTTTCCAAAGCATCCACCCATTTCAATATTGATAAATTTCATGGAGGTTGCTACTCTACATATATTAATAGCAACTTCcctttttttattaattcttttttgggAATTATTAAGCAACACTTTTTGTTTATTCTTTTATAACTTAGCAACTACGCTTACTAGAAGGAGAAGTTTCAGATCAAAGAAGGCTTAATATAGTGCTTAGAAGGAatatacttcctccgtcccaaaatagtTGTCACATCTCGCTTCTCAAAAGTCAATTTGATTAACTTTCGGaactaaattggattagattaatttaatattttaaaattaaaatttagatatttaaaaattatacgaAAAGAATTATAAGTTACAAttcttctcatatcaatatggtAAAAATACACATATTAAAATGTTTGTCAAAGTTTATGTAATTTGACTCTCGAGAAGCGAAACGTGACAAGTATTTTGAGACGAAGGAGTATAGAATTTACTAGGCTTTTGATATTTGAGAATAGGgactcatttttttttggagacttcaacttttttttttcacccggTGTTTGATATTCGTATTGGGGCCGGATTAAATCCGATTCGCATGCATCGGAAAGTCCACATTGGGGTTAAAGCACTCCCTAAAAAAGGTGATTAAATTCATATTCAGGCTCGAATCCGAGGCCGTTGATTAAGAATGAAGGAGTACTTACTACTCCATCACAACCCTCGGTGTCGAAGACTTTAAAGTTTCCATAAGGCACCAATGCATCACTAGTTGTAACAACTATATCAGTTTTGTCTATTTGTATGTCCAAAAATTAACTTTCTTTACAGTTGAAGTGTACACAATATTAGTtgctaaataaaatgaaattttgaaagagaattCAGACAAAACTGGAAGAAGAGAATCTCAAATCAAAGAACAACTACAATATGCACAACTGTCACTTTTTCATAAACAATTACTCAATAACTATTTGAATTTCATTTGAGCTTGAGTAATCTGAGTTACTGTTAGACGAATTAGTTGAAGTAACTTCCTCATGCTGCTGAAGGGATTTTATTATTTCTTCAGCTTCACCAAGAAGATGAATAGCATGTTGGACATCTTCCTCCCTCTTCTCTATGGCACTGGCAGAACATATTTTAGTTATGACATAAGGCATATTGATCAAACAAGCACCAAGAATACCTGCAATCATAACAGATATATAATCGAAAAGTACTACTTGTGTCTGATCATCAATTCTTTCGCTGTCCTCTAGTATGATCTGACTCATTTGATACATAGAGTTTGCTGCTATAACCTTGGCTGGGTTTCTTGTGTAATCATTTTTTGTAACATAGTTTTGCGCTATGTCTGCAAAATTCTGAAGAATCTCTTCGCATGTTTTTCCTTGAAGAGCCATTTTTGGCAGGTCTTGATCAAGCCATTTACGATATAGATATAGCTCCAACCATGCTATGTCTGCTGCCCGTTTGTTTTTCTCCGAATTTCCATTGGTTCCAAGGACATCTTCAATGAAGCTGACATACTTGAGACTTTCACTGACACTGAGTAAGAGATTGTCTATAATTTTGTGATCAATGTTAGGAATTGTTGTGGCAATAGTTGTTAAAGTTACAACAGGCACTTTCCAACCATTATGTAGCTCTTGAAATTGTGGAGATGGAAATTGGTTTTTGTTAAACTTACCAACTAAAAGCTCCATCAGATGTTTTGGCTGCTGTTTTCTACCAATTTCCATCATCCAAGTTGTGTCATCCCTCTTGTTTTCCATCACCTCAGCCAGTTCCTCCTCACCTTCTAGATGTAAAACATACCGACTTATGTCTTCCTTCAGATTCTCTGCTGATTCTGATTCTgagttgattatgttgttgcaCCACGAGGAAGGAAAAAAGCACGAATTTAGCAACCTTAGTAGGAGAATTGGGAACAGTTGCACTATCTTGCTGGCTACCGCAATCAGAATCTGTACTCTTATACAATTtcccaaaattaaattttgtatcTGCTGAACTATCTTTCTGCATTTTGGATTCATGATTGGCAGGGCAAAGGGACTATCTTTCCAATCTTTTAGTCTTTCAAGCAAATGCTTTTCTACTTTAATATTCATTATGTTCCTCCATGAacatttaattctagcaattgcAAACCATCTGATAAGTGAGGACACTGTGCCTACTGCCACTCCACCGGATTGAATCCTGGAAATGCAATATGTTGATCTTCTATAATCGGACATGGACTTCACATGTGCACCAAACAAGTTGTCACGGAGTGACACTTCCAATAACAAA
This window harbors:
- the LOC132053862 gene encoding uncharacterized protein LOC132053862, encoding MSNDKFSAPMPWIGRYVVAASLICILAMIIDAIQGIRRRKFWLPCRFFTLNAASLTLLGVVVKLPLDLNNPMPGENDQMAKLSSVVFMSTAMANFMPSLALMDNKDIFMEMAALGILVLTLAANVCIELGTGVIYSEKIEHIVVMLSIVFLFVIMCFSALTVPTIKCYLELKYRGKVQEILLQDLVEGEKPVEVKLEENLRKFLIMAETGNPQFVLARSAICATCCAICCLNGLLLLEVSLRDNLFGAHVKSMSDYRRSTYCISRIQSGGVAVGTVSSLIRWFAIARIKCSWRNIMNIKVEKHLLERLKDWKDSPFALPIMNPKCRKIVQQIQNLILGNCIRVQILIAVASKIVQLFPILLLRLLNSCFFPSSWCNNIINSESESAENLKEDISRYVLHLEGEEELAEVMENKRDDTTWMMEIGRKQQPKHLMELLVGKFNKNQFPSPQFQELHNGWKVPVVTLTTIATTIPNIDHKIIDNLLLSVSESLKYVSFIEDVLGTNGNSEKNKRAADIAWLELYLYRKWLDQDLPKMALQGKTCEEILQNFADIAQNYVTKNDYTRNPAKVIAANSMYQMSQIILEDSERIDDQTQVVLFDYISVMIAGILGACLINMPYVITKICSASAIEKREEDVQHAIHLLGEAEEIIKSLQQHEEVTSTNSSNSNSDYSSSNEIQIVIE